The candidate division TA06 bacterium genome has a window encoding:
- the tmk gene encoding dTMP kinase, with protein MTAKFVEGQELPGKLIAVEGLDGSGKSTQIHLVKRWLELEGYKVFFTEWNSSPLVRQSVKNGKREQLLTPTTFALIHCTDFADRYERQILPLLHAGYIVLADRYIYTAFARDAVRGCDRDWVKSLYSYAVHPHVTFFFDVPLEMALSRIMSGRAKLKHYEAGMDMGYSPDILQSFKTFQGKMREEYLRMTEEFGFIKIDVGRPPDQLQKEVRGHIQERIELERYKWKTSR; from the coding sequence ATGACGGCTAAATTCGTCGAAGGGCAGGAACTGCCGGGCAAGCTGATAGCGGTGGAAGGGCTGGACGGCTCGGGCAAGTCCACCCAGATCCACCTGGTCAAGCGCTGGCTGGAACTGGAGGGCTACAAGGTCTTCTTCACCGAGTGGAACTCCTCGCCCCTGGTCCGGCAGTCGGTGAAGAACGGGAAGCGGGAGCAGCTCTTGACCCCCACCACCTTTGCCCTGATCCACTGCACCGATTTCGCGGACCGCTACGAGCGCCAGATCCTGCCGCTGCTCCACGCCGGGTACATCGTGCTGGCCGACCGCTACATCTACACCGCCTTCGCCCGGGACGCGGTGCGGGGCTGCGACCGGGACTGGGTGAAAAGCCTGTACAGCTATGCGGTCCACCCCCACGTCACCTTCTTCTTCGACGTGCCGCTGGAGATGGCGCTGTCCCGGATCATGTCGGGGCGGGCCAAGCTGAAGCACTACGAGGCCGGCATGGACATGGGTTATTCTCCCGACATCCTCCAGAGCTTCAAGACCTTTCAGGGGAAGATGCGGGAGGAATACCTGCGGATGACCGAGGAGTTCGGGTTCATCAAGATAGACGTGGGCCGCCCGCCCGACCAGCTGCAGAAAGAGGTGCGGGGCCACATTCAGGAACGGATAGAGCTGGAGAGGTACAAATGGAAAACATCGCGCTGA
- a CDS encoding thymidylate kinase — protein MENIALTPKKFYGQGLPNVDPGTLNGKLIVIEGADGSGRTTQINLLSDWLERLGYATTRVGLKRSKLVGAELEEAMQGNTLSPITLSLFYATDFADQLEKTIIPALKSDFIVLADRYIYTLMARDIARGVDPAWVREVYGIALVPDAVFYLKAGPELLAERNFKNKGGLDYWESGMDIQRSGDRYECFIKYHRKIQNIFGEMQEHYGFESVNAGRAPNTISQDLISKVRFILSPLELNSREE, from the coding sequence ATGGAAAACATCGCGCTGACCCCCAAGAAATTCTACGGCCAGGGGCTTCCCAACGTCGACCCGGGAACACTCAACGGCAAGCTGATCGTGATAGAAGGGGCCGACGGCTCCGGGCGCACCACCCAGATCAACCTCCTCAGCGACTGGCTGGAGCGGCTGGGCTACGCCACCACCCGGGTGGGCCTTAAAAGATCGAAGCTGGTGGGGGCCGAGCTGGAGGAGGCCATGCAGGGCAACACTCTCAGCCCCATCACCCTGTCGCTGTTCTACGCCACCGACTTTGCCGACCAGCTGGAGAAGACCATCATCCCGGCCCTGAAGTCGGATTTCATCGTGCTGGCCGACCGCTACATCTACACCCTGATGGCCCGGGACATCGCCCGGGGGGTGGACCCGGCCTGGGTGCGCGAGGTCTACGGCATAGCCCTGGTCCCGGACGCGGTCTTTTACCTGAAGGCCGGCCCGGAGCTTCTGGCCGAGCGGAATTTCAAGAACAAGGGCGGACTGGACTACTGGGAATCCGGCATGGACATTCAGCGCAGCGGCGACCGCTACGAGTGCTTTATAAAATACCACCGCAAGATCCAAAACATCTTCGGGGAAATGCAGGAGCATTACGGGTTCGAGTCCGTCAATGCCGGAAGGGCGCCCAACACCATTTCCCAGGACCTGATCTCCAAGGTCAGGTTCATATTAAGCCCGCTGGAGTTGAACAGCCGGGAAGAATAG
- the sixA gene encoding phosphohistidine phosphatase SixA, which yields MELYILRHGLAGEFGDPRYSDDSQRPLTAEGKRKMLQAALGMKAMGLSFDLAFASPYLRARQTAEIVCRLLDCLDILQITENLEPGRDPRKLIAEINENAPKNKSVLIAGHEPFLSGLIAYLISGSHSPQVEFKKGALCKLEAGELKYGRCAALHWLLTSKQMGMMVGK from the coding sequence ATGGAACTATACATACTAAGACACGGGCTGGCCGGGGAGTTCGGGGATCCCCGCTACTCCGACGACAGCCAGAGACCGCTGACCGCCGAGGGCAAGCGCAAGATGCTCCAGGCGGCGCTGGGCATGAAGGCCATGGGTCTGTCCTTTGACTTGGCCTTTGCCAGCCCGTACCTGCGGGCCCGGCAGACCGCCGAGATCGTATGCCGGCTGCTGGACTGCCTTGATATCCTGCAGATCACCGAAAACCTGGAGCCCGGCCGGGATCCCAGAAAACTGATAGCCGAGATAAACGAGAATGCTCCGAAGAACAAAAGCGTGCTGATAGCAGGGCACGAGCCATTTTTAAGCGGGCTGATAGCATATTTGATCTCCGGCAGCCACAGTCCCCAGGTAGAATTCAAGAAAGGGGCCTTGTGCAAGCTGGAGGCAGGAGAGTTGAAATACGGGCGCTGCGCCGCGCTTCACTGGCTGTTGACCAGCAAACAAATGGGGATGATGGTTGGCAAATAA
- a CDS encoding T9SS type A sorting domain-containing protein, with product MKHHGIKMAVIGLMILAVSGSAQAQWLSLTQAGPAQKPVSLLQSGNSQIVFEINVPGFEKSTASTKGGDFGLLTIPGQGYNTAVGQPKLPVISEWLEIPQGATATAEFQILESREVSLKELGIEQKIVPVQYPVPKIEGAAEKIPFAMDDNIYSKDKFFGQAKVTLSRPVSMRAKRAVLASFNPISYNPVSGRLKIATRVKVTVNLSGSDQARTNSIYQKYSSKLYDKHVTGITINELAVSKAGKAVLPAPVNQLIIVVDSFYTGIQPLVDWDTRKGYHVTVTRTSEIPGGADTTHIRQYIQSVYDGANPPDLVLLVGDVNGIPAHRSTEEDLPYTDLYYSTMAGSDIVPDLYLSRISVANTPQLGYYLTKYLNYQQGSWGASQDWMSKAYFTSTNDPMHVLTDLTDNYCMALSRSHGITCDSLYAYYGTGTPIATAFNDGRTVMAYTGHGSTTSWSGPSFTQADINALTNAYMSTFVTSFACQTGDFSLGECFGETWIRTANKGAIAFWGSSVYSYWDEDDILQRRMFDAFLDSGYTLIGGMTVKAKLDLGRFYGWDQAVSVTVNRYFEQYNIFGNAGVDLYTQQPAALTVTHPDSISAWPSQLTVNVDAGGPVQDALVAVYRPSTKTLLISGYTDAAGNITFNINPGGAVDSLAVTVTAHNCAPYQGKIQTYSGGAYVAHLKNTVDDATGNGDGVLNPNETAGILLWLKNFGTDTAKAVGAKIRTGDAYVSFIDSVEIYGDIAPGDSIGILGFSLNVATSAPDSHTTLFTVECRDSRDTVWQSGFILVIRAPELAYKSHLVLDPAAGGNNNSILEPGESDSIQVTISNSGGQTATGTTALLSTSDPYLTITGNSASYGDISSTGGAVSAPAYAVTVGAPPASPYFAWVRLNISALSGGYARTDSFRLVIGGAGFFDNVEDAGLTAKYSVQSQWHITGQSSYSPGQSWWCGDSASGQYSSLLDASLTTPEIILGPKSELSFWHKYDTEATYDFCNVEYSTNSGSSWNNLGAFDGYQPAWVKQTYDLSSITSGTVIKVRFHFTSDGSVTGTGWYVDDIRIQETTGVAGTQTDPGLPSVIVLGLAYPNPSSGGALIKYQLPQKINTELRVYNIAGQMVRTIQMGIQNPGNQSVFWNGRDQNDKKVAAGIYFYQLNAGGFSATKKLVVIK from the coding sequence ATGAAACACCATGGCATAAAAATGGCTGTCATCGGCCTGATGATATTAGCCGTATCAGGGTCAGCCCAGGCCCAGTGGCTGTCCCTTACCCAGGCCGGACCGGCCCAAAAGCCGGTCAGCCTGTTGCAAAGCGGCAACAGCCAGATCGTTTTTGAGATCAATGTTCCCGGTTTCGAAAAAAGCACAGCCAGCACCAAGGGCGGGGACTTTGGCCTGCTGACCATTCCCGGGCAGGGCTACAATACCGCCGTCGGCCAGCCTAAGCTTCCGGTGATATCCGAATGGCTGGAGATACCCCAGGGCGCAACGGCCACGGCTGAATTTCAGATACTGGAAAGCCGGGAAGTAAGCCTGAAGGAACTGGGAATAGAGCAAAAGATCGTCCCGGTGCAGTACCCGGTGCCCAAGATCGAAGGCGCCGCCGAAAAGATACCGTTTGCCATGGACGATAACATTTATTCCAAGGACAAATTCTTCGGGCAGGCCAAAGTAACCCTTTCCCGTCCGGTAAGCATGCGTGCCAAGCGGGCGGTGCTGGCCAGTTTTAATCCCATATCCTATAACCCGGTAAGCGGAAGGCTGAAAATAGCCACCAGGGTCAAAGTGACTGTAAATCTTTCCGGATCGGACCAGGCCCGCACCAACAGCATTTACCAGAAATATTCCTCCAAACTATACGACAAACATGTGACGGGCATCACCATCAATGAGTTGGCCGTAAGCAAGGCAGGGAAAGCCGTTCTTCCGGCCCCGGTCAATCAGTTGATCATAGTGGTGGATTCATTCTACACCGGCATCCAACCGCTGGTGGACTGGGACACCCGCAAGGGATATCATGTGACCGTGACCAGAACTTCGGAGATCCCCGGCGGGGCAGATACCACTCACATCCGGCAGTACATTCAGTCGGTCTATGACGGAGCCAACCCGCCGGATCTGGTCCTACTGGTGGGCGATGTTAACGGCATACCGGCCCATCGCAGCACCGAGGAGGATCTGCCCTATACCGACCTGTACTATTCCACCATGGCCGGAAGCGACATCGTCCCCGATCTTTATCTCAGCCGGATCTCGGTGGCCAACACCCCCCAGCTGGGGTATTATCTTACCAAGTATCTAAACTACCAGCAGGGCAGTTGGGGGGCAAGCCAGGACTGGATGTCCAAGGCCTATTTTACCTCCACCAATGATCCTATGCATGTGCTGACCGACCTGACCGATAACTATTGCATGGCCCTGTCCCGGAGCCACGGCATCACCTGTGATTCGCTTTACGCTTATTACGGCACCGGCACCCCTATAGCCACGGCCTTCAACGACGGCAGGACGGTGATGGCCTATACCGGACATGGTTCCACAACCAGCTGGTCCGGCCCCAGTTTCACCCAGGCTGACATCAACGCCTTGACCAATGCCTATATGTCAACCTTCGTCACCAGCTTTGCCTGCCAGACAGGCGATTTCAGCTTGGGCGAGTGCTTTGGGGAGACCTGGATCAGGACTGCCAACAAAGGCGCCATCGCATTTTGGGGCTCCTCGGTCTATTCCTACTGGGACGAGGACGATATTCTTCAGCGCCGGATGTTCGACGCCTTTCTGGACAGCGGTTATACTCTGATCGGCGGGATGACGGTCAAGGCCAAGCTGGACCTGGGCCGCTTTTACGGCTGGGATCAGGCGGTCAGCGTTACCGTGAACCGTTATTTTGAGCAATATAACATTTTTGGCAACGCCGGGGTGGACCTGTACACCCAACAGCCGGCCGCCCTGACGGTAACCCACCCCGACAGCATTTCAGCCTGGCCCAGCCAGCTAACTGTCAATGTCGATGCCGGAGGTCCGGTACAGGACGCATTGGTGGCCGTTTACCGTCCCAGTACCAAAACCCTGCTGATCTCGGGTTATACTGATGCTGCCGGCAACATAACTTTCAACATAAACCCCGGGGGAGCGGTTGACAGTCTGGCGGTGACGGTCACCGCCCACAATTGCGCCCCGTATCAGGGCAAGATACAGACCTATTCCGGCGGGGCCTATGTGGCTCACCTGAAAAACACCGTTGACGATGCCACAGGGAACGGCGACGGTGTTTTGAACCCCAATGAGACTGCTGGGATACTTCTCTGGCTTAAGAATTTCGGGACCGACACCGCCAAGGCGGTCGGTGCCAAAATCAGAACCGGAGATGCCTACGTTTCCTTCATCGATTCTGTTGAAATTTACGGGGATATAGCTCCGGGAGATTCCATCGGCATTTTAGGATTTTCGCTGAATGTAGCAACTTCCGCCCCCGACAGCCACACCACCCTGTTCACTGTGGAATGCCGTGACAGCCGGGACACGGTCTGGCAGTCTGGCTTCATCCTGGTGATTAGGGCTCCTGAACTGGCTTATAAGTCCCACCTGGTGCTCGATCCGGCTGCCGGCGGTAACAACAACAGCATTCTGGAACCGGGAGAGAGCGACAGCATCCAGGTGACTATCAGCAACAGCGGAGGACAGACCGCCACCGGGACCACAGCACTGCTCAGCACTTCGGACCCGTACCTGACCATAACCGGGAACAGCGCTTCCTACGGGGACATTTCGTCCACCGGAGGCGCGGTCTCCGCCCCGGCCTATGCTGTGACGGTGGGCGCACCTCCGGCCTCTCCTTATTTCGCCTGGGTAAGGCTCAACATCAGCGCCTTAAGCGGAGGCTATGCCAGGACCGACAGTTTCCGGTTGGTGATAGGCGGAGCCGGGTTCTTTGATAATGTTGAGGATGCCGGCCTCACCGCAAAATATTCTGTACAATCGCAGTGGCACATAACCGGGCAAAGTTCTTACAGCCCGGGGCAAAGCTGGTGGTGCGGCGACAGCGCTTCCGGCCAATACAGCAGCCTGCTCGACGCCTCGCTGACAACGCCCGAGATCATACTGGGTCCCAAAAGCGAACTCAGTTTCTGGCATAAGTATGATACTGAGGCCACCTATGATTTCTGCAATGTGGAATACAGCACCAACAGCGGCAGCAGTTGGAACAATCTGGGTGCTTTTGACGGTTACCAGCCGGCTTGGGTTAAGCAAACATACGATCTATCGTCGATAACATCGGGGACGGTCATCAAAGTGAGATTCCATTTCACCTCCGACGGGTCGGTCACCGGCACCGGCTGGTATGTGGATGACATAAGGATACAGGAGACCACCGGCGTTGCCGGCACCCAGACCGACCCCGGCCTGCCATCAGTAATAGTGCTGGGACTGGCCTATCCCAATCCCAGCTCAGGTGGGGCGCTGATCAAGTATCAGCTCCCGCAAAAAATAAACACCGAACTAAGGGTCTACAATATTGCCGGCCAGATGGTCAGGACCATCCAAATGGGGATCCAGAACCCAGGCAATCAAAGCGTTTTTTGGAACGGCAGGGATCAAAATGATAAAAAAGTGGCAGCCGGAATTTATTTTTACCAGCTTAATGCCGGCGGTTTTTCGGCCACCAAAAAATTAGTGGTGATAAAATAA
- a CDS encoding T9SS type A sorting domain-containing protein, whose product MNKIVFWGLLALVITGPAGAVKQLAVVRYSKKEELKDILSYGRLDVLKIKPGYGVECLADDSELAVLKDRGCAVDVIIDDVIAYYRKIKSGYKSDSFGPYYSYAEAVAEMNSLHAQYPSLVSAPESLGAGWEGRPVWAFKVSNSPASDNGKPGVLYTGVHHAREPITVTITLGFARYLCQNYSTDPGIKTLVDNRQIWFIPVVNPDGYVFNQTYSDSLWRKNRRNNGDGSYGVDVNRNYPYMWGYDNSGSSPTPSYETYRGPSAGSEPEVQAVMGLMIREGYFKTALNYHSYSNLWIYPWGYASIQAPDSSIFRDISMEIAAYNGYAYGTSWELLYNTNGDSDDWMYGEELDKPRCFAFTPEVGEDFWQADTAGIVEQFNENLIPNIMTAQAAGAYPVPTGKTSIAGGDGDTLAESGELLDLSLEVKNRALDAEANGITGTLGSNDPYMEIKQAAGAFGDISALATKYNTVPFTISIDTVCPAGHAADFEVKLKDTEGSIYPGQVRLSMTGGIDTIFHNEVEAGIGDWTHSGSGDLWHITTHSSHTPSHSWYCGNEGSWVYSDDMNCRLVSGPITAKRYYTLSFWHRYGLELDWDYGYVEVSTDNGATWILAGPRFNGTSGWTKHTIDLSAYSETIRLGFRLNSDSYVTDEGWYLDDIVVTGDTSSNRPPGKPLAVSPSGGAIVPDSLPYLTVSNASDTNGDLLSYGFNIYSDSLLTSIYAQGKNVASGSGSTSWQLTKALVPGHYWWRAYAEDGKERGLFCDKAHFSYDPDGIQGDPDSRLIPKTFFLEQGYPNPSRGRVEITYQLPRSGAVQTKIYNVSGQLVRVLEAGPKPAGYHAVRWDGRDDQGQNLGSGIYFCKLQTEGLSATQRLTVIR is encoded by the coding sequence ATGAATAAAATTGTATTTTGGGGATTGCTGGCGCTGGTAATCACCGGTCCGGCCGGTGCGGTCAAACAGCTGGCGGTGGTAAGGTACTCCAAGAAAGAAGAACTGAAAGACATCTTATCCTATGGCCGGCTGGACGTGTTGAAAATAAAACCCGGCTACGGTGTGGAATGCCTGGCGGATGATTCCGAACTGGCCGTCTTAAAGGACAGGGGATGTGCCGTTGATGTGATCATTGACGACGTCATTGCCTACTACCGGAAGATCAAGTCCGGTTACAAGTCCGACTCCTTCGGCCCCTATTACAGCTACGCCGAGGCGGTGGCCGAGATGAACAGCCTGCATGCCCAGTACCCGTCACTGGTGTCCGCGCCGGAATCGCTGGGGGCCGGGTGGGAAGGCAGGCCGGTGTGGGCTTTTAAAGTATCCAACAGCCCCGCCTCGGACAACGGAAAACCGGGAGTGCTTTATACCGGCGTGCACCATGCCCGGGAGCCGATCACGGTGACCATAACCCTGGGATTTGCCAGATACCTCTGCCAGAATTACAGCACCGATCCCGGCATAAAAACGCTGGTGGATAACCGGCAGATATGGTTCATACCGGTGGTCAATCCCGACGGCTATGTGTTCAACCAGACATATTCAGATTCCCTATGGCGCAAGAACCGCCGCAACAACGGGGACGGCAGCTACGGGGTGGACGTGAACCGGAATTATCCCTATATGTGGGGATATGACAATAGCGGCTCCAGCCCCACGCCGTCTTACGAGACTTACCGTGGCCCCTCGGCCGGTTCCGAGCCGGAAGTTCAGGCGGTGATGGGACTGATGATCAGGGAGGGATATTTTAAAACAGCGCTTAATTACCACAGTTACAGCAACCTGTGGATATATCCCTGGGGCTATGCCAGCATCCAAGCCCCTGATTCATCGATCTTCCGCGATATCTCTATGGAGATTGCTGCCTACAACGGTTATGCCTACGGTACTTCTTGGGAACTTTTATATAACACCAACGGGGATTCAGATGACTGGATGTATGGGGAGGAACTGGATAAACCAAGGTGCTTCGCCTTTACCCCGGAGGTGGGGGAGGATTTCTGGCAGGCTGATACCGCCGGCATCGTCGAGCAGTTCAACGAAAACCTGATACCCAACATAATGACGGCCCAGGCCGCCGGTGCCTATCCTGTCCCCACCGGAAAGACATCAATAGCCGGCGGAGACGGCGACACCCTGGCCGAGTCCGGGGAACTTTTGGACCTTTCGCTGGAGGTAAAGAACCGGGCCCTGGATGCAGAAGCCAACGGCATCACCGGAACCCTGGGAAGCAACGACCCCTACATGGAGATCAAGCAGGCTGCCGGGGCTTTTGGGGATATTTCGGCGCTTGCCACAAAGTATAACACAGTTCCTTTCACCATCAGCATAGATACTGTTTGCCCGGCCGGACACGCGGCTGATTTCGAGGTCAAACTTAAGGACACCGAAGGCTCCATTTATCCAGGGCAGGTCCGCCTTTCCATGACCGGCGGCATTGATACCATATTTCATAACGAGGTAGAGGCAGGGATCGGGGATTGGACCCACAGCGGATCAGGTGATCTGTGGCATATCACCACCCATTCCAGCCACACCCCAAGCCACAGCTGGTACTGCGGCAATGAAGGCAGCTGGGTCTACAGTGACGACATGAACTGCCGGCTGGTGTCCGGGCCCATCACCGCCAAGAGGTATTACACTTTGAGTTTCTGGCACCGCTACGGGTTGGAACTGGACTGGGATTATGGTTACGTGGAAGTATCCACAGACAACGGCGCCACCTGGATCCTGGCCGGACCTAGGTTCAACGGGACCTCCGGCTGGACCAAGCACACCATCGATCTCAGCGCTTACTCGGAAACGATCAGGCTGGGCTTCAGGCTTAATTCCGACAGCTACGTGACCGACGAAGGCTGGTACCTCGACGACATCGTGGTCACCGGAGACACCTCCAGCAACCGGCCTCCGGGAAAACCCCTGGCTGTTTCTCCCTCCGGAGGCGCCATAGTGCCCGACTCCCTGCCGTATTTGACCGTAAGCAATGCCAGCGATACCAATGGAGATCTTTTGTCCTATGGTTTCAACATTTACTCCGATTCTCTGCTGACCAGCATCTACGCCCAGGGAAAAAATGTGGCCTCAGGTTCCGGCAGCACGTCCTGGCAGTTGACCAAAGCTCTGGTCCCGGGTCATTACTGGTGGCGGGCTTATGCCGAAGACGGCAAGGAGAGAGGCTTGTTCTGCGACAAGGCCCATTTCTCCTATGATCCCGACGGAATTCAGGGGGATCCGGATTCCCGGTTGATCCCGAAAACATTTTTCCTGGAACAAGGTTATCCCAATCCCAGCCGCGGCAGAGTGGAAATAACATACCAGTTGCCCCGGTCAGGAGCGGTTCAAACTAAAATCTACAATGTTTCCGGCCAGTTGGTAAGGGTTTTGGAAGCAGGCCCCAAGCCGGCCGGCTATCATGCGGTCCGCTGGGACGGGCGGGATGATCAGGGGCAGAACCTCGGTTCGGGGATATATTTCTGCAAACTGCAGACCGAAGGATTAAGCGCCACCCAAAGACTAACAGTCATCAGGTAA